A section of the Kribbella sp. HUAS MG21 genome encodes:
- a CDS encoding extracellular solute-binding protein — MTTTNPGLSRRRFLALGGAAAGGALAVGCSPASSTNTPVATGTGSAAKGVVTVMSQSGEFGPKEAKAASQALGLTVKTVEYDLTKLTAMLASGNPPDVVRGMGATETPYLVARQVAENLDPYFEKSELIKADDIDPVNDVWRYDGQKQGSGPRYGFAKDYSQDCTIWYNGALFDAAKVTRPSATTPLLLDELLDEGKRLVKRQGAKVSVYGLNPNGLGLFGQLTWMTDLAGGKLTSDDLASVDFSSPEAQRALTWYLEYAKAGIGPTVLNPDPNGWDGPTFQAGRMAATLSGYWLGGLFSGDAKSAKVAGFAPAPQFDTGRRVSPCFGATGLWMPKAGKNKDAAWKVMEWYLAGEPAKARAAGGWGIPPLKSLQKLMPQKLPYQKQAYDVQMAEKEHFSVTSYTPYVRQDAINAVITRELPKAIKGSVSAGQFADTLNDQINAQLADGKKRLR; from the coding sequence ATGACCACAACGAACCCCGGGTTGTCCCGCCGCCGGTTCCTGGCACTCGGCGGCGCCGCCGCCGGCGGAGCGCTGGCGGTGGGCTGCTCGCCCGCGTCCTCCACGAACACCCCGGTCGCGACCGGTACCGGCTCGGCCGCCAAGGGCGTCGTGACCGTGATGTCGCAGTCCGGCGAGTTCGGCCCGAAGGAAGCCAAGGCCGCGTCGCAGGCGCTCGGCCTGACCGTGAAGACGGTCGAGTACGACCTGACCAAGCTCACCGCGATGCTTGCCAGCGGCAACCCGCCGGACGTGGTCCGGGGCATGGGCGCGACCGAGACGCCGTACCTGGTGGCCCGGCAGGTCGCGGAGAACCTCGACCCGTACTTCGAGAAGAGCGAGCTGATCAAGGCCGACGACATCGACCCGGTCAACGACGTCTGGCGGTACGACGGCCAGAAGCAGGGCAGCGGCCCGCGGTACGGGTTCGCGAAGGACTACTCGCAGGACTGCACGATCTGGTACAACGGCGCGCTGTTCGACGCGGCGAAGGTGACGCGGCCGAGCGCGACGACGCCGCTGCTGCTCGACGAGCTGCTCGACGAGGGCAAGCGCCTGGTGAAGCGGCAGGGCGCGAAGGTCAGCGTCTACGGCCTGAACCCGAACGGCCTCGGCCTGTTCGGCCAGCTGACCTGGATGACCGACCTGGCCGGCGGCAAGCTGACGTCCGACGATCTCGCGTCGGTCGACTTCAGCAGCCCGGAGGCGCAGCGCGCGCTGACCTGGTACCTCGAGTACGCGAAGGCCGGGATCGGCCCGACCGTGCTGAACCCGGACCCGAACGGCTGGGACGGCCCGACGTTCCAGGCCGGCCGGATGGCGGCGACGCTCAGCGGCTACTGGCTCGGCGGGCTGTTCTCCGGCGACGCGAAGTCCGCGAAGGTGGCCGGGTTCGCGCCGGCTCCGCAGTTCGACACCGGACGCCGGGTCAGCCCGTGCTTCGGCGCGACCGGGCTGTGGATGCCCAAGGCCGGCAAGAACAAGGACGCCGCCTGGAAGGTCATGGAGTGGTACCTGGCCGGTGAGCCAGCGAAGGCCCGCGCGGCCGGCGGCTGGGGGATCCCGCCGCTGAAGTCGCTGCAGAAGCTGATGCCGCAGAAGCTGCCGTACCAGAAGCAGGCGTACGACGTGCAGATGGCCGAGAAGGAGCACTTCTCCGTCACGTCGTACACGCCGTACGTCCGGCAGGACGCGATCAACGCGGTCATCACCCGCGAGTTGCCGAAGGCAATCAAGGGCAGCGTCTCGGCCGGACAGTTCGCCGACACGCTGAACGACCAGATCAACGCGCAGCTGGCGGACGGAAAGAAGCGGTTGCGGTGA
- a CDS encoding NAD(P)-dependent oxidoreductase, with the protein MFEVLTQKPKCSNNFGHSSRDGPGPGDLDDDMDGGQDSAPLVVVTGGLGRVATVVMPWLRKQYRVRLVDRAATATRSGELVQADIGDPEAARAALAGADAVLHLAGNSSPWQTWDSVYAANVWTTQVVLEAAAAIAVPKLVLASSLHAAGEYNRPQYWPVDPRLDPRPCCPYGLGKVVLEALGRTHADRTGASVTCLRLGLTGWPPSERRYLGQWLSDDDAGRLMLAALTSTERYGVHFGVSANTRNHWDTTSARHELGYRPEDDSEALADRAGPSSGPVCRLFDPETSD; encoded by the coding sequence GTGTTCGAAGTCTTGACACAAAAGCCGAAGTGCTCGAACAATTTCGGCCACAGCTCCCGGGACGGCCCGGGGCCCGGCGACCTGGACGACGACATGGACGGTGGGCAGGACAGCGCGCCACTGGTGGTGGTCACCGGCGGCCTGGGCCGCGTCGCCACGGTGGTCATGCCGTGGCTGCGCAAGCAGTACCGCGTCCGCCTGGTCGACCGGGCCGCGACGGCGACGCGCTCCGGCGAGCTGGTCCAGGCCGACATCGGCGATCCCGAGGCGGCCCGGGCCGCACTGGCCGGCGCCGACGCCGTCCTGCACCTGGCGGGGAACAGCAGCCCCTGGCAAACCTGGGACAGCGTGTACGCCGCCAACGTGTGGACGACGCAGGTAGTACTCGAGGCCGCAGCAGCAATCGCCGTACCGAAGCTCGTGCTGGCCAGCTCGCTGCACGCGGCCGGCGAGTACAACCGGCCGCAGTACTGGCCGGTCGACCCACGCCTCGATCCACGCCCGTGCTGTCCGTACGGCCTGGGCAAGGTCGTGCTGGAGGCGCTGGGGCGGACACACGCGGACCGCACCGGTGCATCGGTCACTTGCCTGCGGCTAGGCCTCACCGGCTGGCCGCCGAGCGAACGCCGGTACCTCGGCCAGTGGCTGTCCGACGACGACGCCGGCCGGCTGATGCTCGCCGCCCTCACCTCGACCGAGCGGTACGGCGTGCACTTCGGCGTCTCCGCCAACACCCGCAACCACTGGGACACCACCTCCGCCCGGCACGAGCTGGGCTACCGACCCGAAGACGACAGCGAGGCGCTCGCGGACCGGGCCGGGCCCTCCTCCGGCCCGGTCTGCCGGCTCTTCGATCCCGAAACATCCGATTGA